One window of the Solanum stenotomum isolate F172 chromosome 11, ASM1918654v1, whole genome shotgun sequence genome contains the following:
- the LOC125845244 gene encoding uncharacterized protein LOC125845244, with amino-acid sequence MLLQITFQDKATQTDLDQENTLEKIFNAMTLLCTKVDGLDKEIQKMKSQQHDGKHAELSQSEDLKTPELEGDDGKHRKTQTNNLLHAATGSTSSTKEEKRYVNTNMNKIFEKLFVSRNQNPLFVPPQVNTYKDSLGQDKKIYNHITRAYIENIHKIQTFLNKSPRSKTTQNPHEDYNTQTLQGYNKLIALPKTNANLVATCYNYGLLNTVYTQTGDEIATIPELHKAFMHYKRITKGTLFYIRFYSVPAEILYDEIKPIIQVIKIGLTREMIIPEKIEEQDEIQKVEIPAFYAGKRIIGIATILNELTSNYLNENSIWSYYSREQTMIYSNCREIRAVDMEELRQWALSLLKPEQQPTTRAIRKNFISSEIMTRYCKTIGHKYPDHQCSKCQGEDNVIPDVQLE; translated from the coding sequence atgttattgcagattacatttcaagacaaagctacacaGACGGATCTAGACCAAGAAAATACtcttgaaaaaatattcaatgccATGACATTACTTTGTACCAAAGTAGATGGCCTGGACAAGGagatacaaaaaatgaaaagtcagcagcatgacggTAAACATGCGGAGCTAAGTCAATCGGAAGACTTAAAAACTCCAGAGCTAGAAGGTGACGATGGGAAACACCGAAAAACCCAAACTAACAATTTGTTACATGCAGCTACAGGTAGCACATCAtctacaaaagaagaaaaaagatatgtTAATACAAATATGAACAAGATATTTGAGAAACTATTTGTATCCAGAAATCAAAACCCCTTATTTGTACCACCACAAGTAAATACCTACAAAGATAGCTTAGGACAGGACAAGAAAATCTATAATCATATAACCAGAGCCTATATAGaaaacatccacaaaatacaAACCTTTTTGAACAAAAGTCCCAGATCTAAAACTACCCAAAATCCACACGAAGATTATAATACCCAAACTCTACAAGGATACAATAAACTAATTGCTTTACCTAAGACAAATGCAAATCTAGTGGCAACTTGCTATAACTATGGATTATTGAACACAGTATATACCCAGACAGGAGATGAAATAGCTACGATACCGgagctacacaaagcattcatgCACTACAAAAGAATAACTAAAGGAACCCTTTTCTATATAAGATTCTATTCAGTACCAGCTGAGATactttatgatgaaattaagcCAATTatacaagttataaaaattggaTTAACTAGAGAAATGATCATACCAGAAAAGATAGAAGAACAAGACGAAATACAAAAAGTGGAGATACCAGCATTCTATGCAGGAAAACGAATTATTGGAATAGCTACTATCTTAAATGAGTTAACATCTAATTATTTAAACGAAAATTcaatatggagttattattcaaGAGAGCAaacaatgatatattcaaattgtcgAGAAATTAGAGCAGTAGATATGGAAGAACTCAGGCAATGGGCACTAAGTCTACTAAAACCTGAGCAACAGCCAACTACAAGAGCTATAAGAAAGAACTTTATCTCATCGGAAATAATGACAAGATATTGTAAAACTATCGGACACAAATATCCGGATCATCAATGTTCTAAATGCCAAGGAGAAGATAATGTAATCCCAGACGTACAACTGGAGTAG